One genomic region from Amycolatopsis sp. FBCC-B4732 encodes:
- a CDS encoding aldehyde dehydrogenase family protein, with protein sequence MTDRYLDVLNPATGEVIEQVAVAGREEVDAAVQAARRAFDEGPWRRTTATERGELLRRVAGLLVRDREELARTESLDTGKTLGEGRIDIDDVTNVFRYYADLADKDAGRLVDAGSATVVSRVVHEPVGVCALIAPWNYPLLQMSWKVAPALAAGNTVVLKPSEVTPLTTIKLVALLDEAGAPPGVVNLLLGPGHVGAAMVEHPAVDLVSFTGGYATGEKIMAAAAKGVRRVALELGGKNPNVVFADADYDTALDYALMAAFVHSGQVCSAGARLIVQEGIHDRFVADLAARADKIRVGNGLDPETETGPLVSAQHRAKVEGYLESAVRDGARLRAGGKRPEGPEYENGFFLRPTVFSDCTRDMAIVREEVFGPVVTVERFAEEADAIALANDTEYGLAGAVWTSDASRAQRVAGALRHGTVWINDYHPYLPQAEWGGFGKSGIGRELGPSGLAEYQESKHVYQNIDPVPQHWFKG encoded by the coding sequence ATGACGGACCGTTACCTCGACGTACTCAACCCCGCGACCGGCGAGGTGATCGAGCAGGTCGCCGTAGCCGGGCGCGAGGAGGTCGACGCCGCCGTGCAGGCCGCGCGGAGAGCCTTCGACGAGGGCCCGTGGCGGCGGACGACCGCCACCGAGCGTGGCGAACTGCTCCGCCGCGTGGCCGGCCTGCTGGTCCGCGACCGCGAGGAACTGGCTCGCACGGAGAGCCTCGACACCGGCAAGACGCTGGGCGAAGGCCGCATCGACATCGACGACGTGACGAACGTCTTCCGCTACTACGCCGACCTCGCGGACAAGGACGCCGGCCGGCTGGTCGACGCCGGCAGCGCGACCGTCGTCAGCCGGGTCGTGCACGAGCCCGTCGGCGTCTGCGCGCTGATCGCGCCGTGGAACTACCCGCTGCTGCAGATGTCCTGGAAGGTCGCGCCCGCCCTCGCCGCGGGCAACACCGTGGTGCTCAAGCCCAGCGAGGTCACGCCGCTGACCACGATCAAGCTGGTCGCCCTGCTCGACGAAGCCGGCGCGCCGCCCGGCGTCGTCAACCTGCTGCTCGGCCCGGGCCACGTCGGCGCGGCGATGGTCGAGCACCCCGCCGTCGACCTGGTCTCCTTCACCGGCGGCTACGCGACCGGCGAGAAGATCATGGCCGCCGCCGCGAAGGGCGTCCGCCGGGTCGCCCTCGAACTCGGCGGCAAGAACCCGAACGTGGTCTTCGCCGACGCCGACTACGACACCGCCCTGGACTACGCGCTGATGGCCGCGTTCGTCCATTCGGGACAGGTCTGCTCGGCGGGCGCGCGCCTGATCGTCCAAGAGGGAATCCATGACCGGTTCGTAGCGGACCTCGCCGCACGCGCCGACAAGATCCGGGTCGGCAACGGCCTGGACCCGGAAACCGAGACGGGCCCGCTCGTCTCGGCGCAGCACCGCGCCAAGGTCGAGGGCTACCTCGAAAGCGCTGTCCGGGACGGCGCCCGGCTCCGGGCGGGCGGCAAGCGGCCCGAAGGACCGGAGTACGAAAACGGTTTCTTCCTGCGCCCCACCGTGTTTTCCGACTGCACCAGGGACATGGCGATCGTCCGGGAAGAGGTCTTCGGCCCGGTCGTCACCGTGGAACGCTTCGCCGAAGAGGCCGACGCGATCGCGCTGGCCAACGACACCGAGTACGGGCTCGCCGGAGCCGTGTGGACGTCCGACGCGTCCCGCGCCCAGCGCGTCGCCGGGGCCCTGCGCCACGGCACCGTGTGGATCAACGACTACCACCCCTACCTGCCGCAGGCGGAGTGGGGCGGGTTCGGGAAGTCCGGCATCGGCCGCGAGCTCGGGCCGTCCGGGCTCGCGGAGTACCAGGAGAGCAAGCACGTCTACCAGAACATCGATCCCGTTCCGCAGCACTGGTTCAAGGGATGA
- a CDS encoding TetR/AcrR family transcriptional regulator, with the protein MAKSEPGATRRRGPNDPDRRARIAKAAIEVVAQRGIDGVTHRSVAAAAGVPLGSTTYHFATLDDLLEVALHEAAEKNVHALKEWESALPPDADFAAALADLVMGYINEQYRDTVVEYDLYVAALHRPALRKASAAWDEALIAFFGSRTDPLTGRLLAGLFCGLLMQLALADPRPDRAEVETLFRRAINGPAACG; encoded by the coding sequence ATGGCGAAGAGTGAACCCGGCGCGACGAGGCGCCGCGGTCCGAACGACCCGGACCGGCGGGCCCGGATCGCCAAGGCGGCGATCGAGGTCGTCGCCCAGCGGGGGATCGACGGGGTCACGCACCGCTCGGTCGCGGCGGCGGCCGGTGTCCCGCTCGGCTCGACGACCTACCACTTCGCGACGCTGGACGACCTCCTGGAGGTCGCCCTGCACGAGGCGGCCGAGAAGAACGTCCACGCGCTGAAGGAGTGGGAGTCGGCGCTCCCGCCGGACGCCGACTTCGCCGCGGCGCTCGCCGACCTGGTCATGGGCTACATCAACGAGCAGTACCGCGACACCGTCGTCGAGTACGACCTGTACGTCGCCGCGCTGCACCGGCCGGCGCTGCGCAAGGCGAGCGCGGCCTGGGACGAGGCGCTCATCGCGTTCTTCGGCAGCCGCACGGACCCGCTCACCGGCCGGCTCCTGGCGGGGTTGTTCTGCGGCCTCCTGATGCAGCTGGCGCTGGCCGACCCCCGCCCGGACCGCGCGGAGGTCGAAACCCTGTTCCGCCGGGCGATCAACGGCCCCGCCGCTTGTGGATAA
- a CDS encoding aromatic ring-hydroxylating dioxygenase subunit alpha codes for MTAIDLPPSLLATLPGAAYTDPAIFALEQAKIFEADWFCAVRSADLAGPGAFETVQVGKESVLVSRGRDGKLTAFLNVCRHRGARLCTAESGTVKRAFQCPYHAWTYGLDGKLVAAPNLTGMPDVDRTEFGLTKVHLREWLGYAWVCLADEPPPFDGSVVAAVTERLGGAEAIEAYGVDGLALGKRIDYDVKANWKQIIENFMECYHCATIHPELTEVLPEFADGYAAQYYVGHGAEFGGDVRGFTIDGSEGVDRLPGVTAEQDRKYYAITIRPQVFVNLVPDHVILHRMFPLAPDRTLVRCDWLYLPGVVESGRDLSRSVELFHRVNLQDFEACERCQLAMDSRSYVNGGVLVPSEHHIGEFHDWVRGRLSR; via the coding sequence GTGACCGCAATCGATCTCCCGCCGAGCCTGCTCGCCACGCTGCCGGGTGCCGCCTACACCGACCCGGCGATCTTCGCGCTCGAACAGGCGAAGATCTTCGAGGCGGACTGGTTCTGCGCCGTGCGCAGCGCCGACCTCGCCGGGCCCGGGGCGTTCGAGACCGTGCAGGTCGGCAAGGAGAGCGTGCTCGTCTCACGGGGCCGCGACGGCAAGCTCACCGCGTTCCTCAACGTCTGCCGCCACCGCGGCGCCCGGCTGTGCACGGCGGAAAGCGGGACGGTCAAGCGCGCCTTCCAGTGCCCGTACCACGCCTGGACGTACGGGCTCGACGGCAAGCTGGTCGCCGCGCCCAACCTCACCGGGATGCCGGACGTCGACCGCACCGAGTTCGGCCTCACGAAGGTCCACCTGCGCGAGTGGCTCGGCTACGCCTGGGTCTGCCTGGCCGACGAGCCGCCGCCGTTCGACGGCAGCGTCGTCGCCGCGGTCACCGAACGGCTCGGCGGCGCGGAGGCGATCGAGGCGTACGGCGTCGACGGCCTCGCCCTCGGCAAGCGCATCGATTACGACGTGAAGGCGAACTGGAAGCAGATCATCGAGAACTTCATGGAGTGCTACCACTGCGCGACGATCCACCCCGAGCTCACCGAGGTCCTCCCGGAGTTCGCCGACGGGTACGCCGCGCAGTACTACGTCGGCCACGGCGCCGAGTTCGGCGGTGACGTCCGGGGCTTCACCATCGACGGCAGCGAGGGCGTCGACCGCCTCCCCGGTGTCACCGCGGAGCAGGACCGCAAGTACTACGCCATCACCATCCGCCCGCAGGTGTTCGTCAACCTGGTGCCGGACCACGTGATCCTGCACCGGATGTTCCCGCTGGCCCCGGACCGGACGCTGGTGCGGTGCGACTGGCTGTACCTGCCCGGCGTCGTCGAGTCCGGCCGAGACCTTTCCCGCTCGGTCGAGCTCTTCCACCGCGTCAACCTGCAGGACTTCGAGGCGTGCGAACGCTGCCAGCTCGCGATGGACTCGCGCTCCTACGTCAACGGCGGGGTGCTCGTGCCCAGCGAGCACCACATCGGCGAGTTCCACGACTGGGTCCGCGGGCGGTTGAGCCGCTAG
- a CDS encoding GntR family transcriptional regulator yields MHPQVNPPSLAEQAYQFARDRLVMLDIPPGSPINEEELGTALGMGRTPIREALKRLESERLVVAYPRRGTFATDVNISDLAHISEVRRTLEPMATAAAAGRATAADRATLTELRARLDAGVPAGDNAELLRTDLALHRAIYRCVHNPFLEDTLIRYDNLATRIWGVFVPRLSGMAGHVDEHVPLLTAIIEGDAEKAAALTLAHVTGFEAAIRALI; encoded by the coding sequence GTGCACCCCCAGGTCAATCCCCCCTCACTGGCCGAACAGGCGTACCAGTTCGCCCGCGACCGGCTCGTCATGCTCGACATCCCGCCGGGCTCGCCCATCAACGAAGAGGAGCTCGGCACCGCGCTCGGCATGGGCCGCACGCCGATCCGCGAGGCGCTCAAACGCCTGGAGTCCGAGCGGCTGGTCGTCGCCTACCCGCGGCGCGGGACGTTCGCCACCGACGTCAACATCTCCGACCTCGCGCACATCTCCGAGGTCCGGCGCACCCTGGAGCCGATGGCGACGGCCGCCGCGGCCGGTCGCGCGACCGCGGCCGACCGCGCGACCCTGACCGAGCTGCGCGCGCGGCTCGACGCCGGCGTCCCGGCCGGGGACAACGCGGAACTGCTGCGCACCGACCTCGCCCTGCACCGGGCGATCTACCGGTGCGTGCACAACCCGTTCCTCGAGGACACCCTGATCCGGTACGACAACCTCGCGACCCGGATCTGGGGCGTGTTCGTACCCCGGCTGTCCGGGATGGCCGGCCACGTCGACGAGCACGTCCCGCTCCTCACCGCGATCATCGAGGGCGACGCCGAGAAGGCGGCCGCGCTGACGCTGGCGCACGTCACCGGGTTCGAGGCCGCCATCCGGGCACTGATCTAG